In a single window of the Phocoena sinus isolate mPhoSin1 chromosome 7, mPhoSin1.pri, whole genome shotgun sequence genome:
- the LIMS2 gene encoding LIM and senescent cell antigen-like-containing domain protein 2 isoform X4 encodes MTGSNMSNALANAVCQRCQARFPPAERIVNSNGELYHEHCFVCAQCFRPFPDGLFYELEGRKYCEHDFQMLFAPCCRTCGEFIIGRVIKAMNNNWHPGCFRCELCDVELADLGFVKNAGRHLCRPCHNREKAKGLGKYICQRCHLVIDEQPLMFKNDAYHPDHFSCTHCGKELTAEARELKGELYCLPCHDKMGVPICGACRRPIEGRVVNALGKQWHVEHFVCAKCEKPFLGHRHYEKKGLAYCETHYNQLFGDVCYTCSHVIEGDVVSALNKAWCVHCFSCSTCNSRLTLKNKFVEFDMKPVCKRCYEKFPLELKKRLKKLSELAARRAQPKSAGLQPA; translated from the exons TAACATGTCCAATGCCTTGGCCAATGCCGTGTGCCAGCGCTGCCAGGCCCGCTTCCCCCCCGCCGAGCGGATTGTCAACAGCAACGGCGAGCTGTACCACGAGCACTGCTTCGTGTGCGCTCAGTGCTTCCGGCCCTTCCCCGACGGGCTCTTCTACGAG CTCGAAGGGCGGAAGTACTGCGAACACGACTTCCAGATGCTGTTCGCTCCGTGCTGCAGGACCTGTG GCGAGTTCATCATCGGCCGCGTCATCAAGGCCATGAACAACAACTGGCACCCCGGGTGCTTCCGCTGCGAGCTGTGCGACGTGGAGCTGGCCGACCTGGGCTTTGTGAAGAACGCCGGCAG GCACCTGTGCCGACCCTGCCACAACCGTGAGAAGGCCAAGGGCCTGGGCAAGTACATCTGTCAGCGCTGCCACCTGGTCATCGACGAGCAGCCCCTCATGTTCAAGAATGATGCCTACCACCCAGACCACTTCAGCTGCACCCACTGCGG GAAGGAGCTGACTGCAGAGGCCCGCGAGCTGAAGGGCGAGCTCTACTGCCTGCCCTGCCATGACAAGATGGGTGTCCCCATCTGTGGGGCCTGCCGCCGGCCCATCGAGGGCCGTGTGGTCAACGCGCTGGGCAAGCAGTGGCACGTGGAG CACTTTGTCTGCGCCAAGTGTGAGAAGCCATTCCTGGGGCACCGGCACTATGAGAAGAAGGGCCTGGCCTACTGTGAGACCCACTACAACCAG CTCTTTGGGGACGTCTGCTATACCTGCAGCCACGTGATCGAGGGCGATG TGGTGTCGGCCCTCAACAAGGCCTGGTGTGTGCACTGCTTCTCCTGTTCTACCTGCAACAGCCGGCTCACCCTGAA GAACAAGTTTGTGGAGTTCGACATGAAGCCCGTGTGTAAGAGGTGCTATGAGAAGTTCCCGCTGGAGCTGAAGAAGCGGCTGAAGAAGCTGTCGGAGCTGGCAGCCCGCAGGGCGCAGCCCAAGTCCGCAGGCCTCCAACCCGCCTGA
- the LIMS2 gene encoding LIM and senescent cell antigen-like-containing domain protein 2 isoform X3: MAARLGALAASGLYRRRQHRQSSPPAAPGNMSNALANAVCQRCQARFPPAERIVNSNGELYHEHCFVCAQCFRPFPDGLFYELEGRKYCEHDFQMLFAPCCRTCGEFIIGRVIKAMNNNWHPGCFRCELCDVELADLGFVKNAGRHLCRPCHNREKAKGLGKYICQRCHLVIDEQPLMFKNDAYHPDHFSCTHCGKELTAEARELKGELYCLPCHDKMGVPICGACRRPIEGRVVNALGKQWHVEHFVCAKCEKPFLGHRHYEKKGLAYCETHYNQLFGDVCYTCSHVIEGDVVSALNKAWCVHCFSCSTCNSRLTLKNKFVEFDMKPVCKRCYEKFPLELKKRLKKLSELAARRAQPKSAGLQPA; encoded by the exons ATGGCCGCCCGGCTGGGCGCGCTCGCCGCGTCGGGGCTGTACCGGCGGCGCCAGCACCGGCAGAGCTCGCCGCCCGCCGCGCCCGG TAACATGTCCAATGCCTTGGCCAATGCCGTGTGCCAGCGCTGCCAGGCCCGCTTCCCCCCCGCCGAGCGGATTGTCAACAGCAACGGCGAGCTGTACCACGAGCACTGCTTCGTGTGCGCTCAGTGCTTCCGGCCCTTCCCCGACGGGCTCTTCTACGAG CTCGAAGGGCGGAAGTACTGCGAACACGACTTCCAGATGCTGTTCGCTCCGTGCTGCAGGACCTGTG GCGAGTTCATCATCGGCCGCGTCATCAAGGCCATGAACAACAACTGGCACCCCGGGTGCTTCCGCTGCGAGCTGTGCGACGTGGAGCTGGCCGACCTGGGCTTTGTGAAGAACGCCGGCAG GCACCTGTGCCGACCCTGCCACAACCGTGAGAAGGCCAAGGGCCTGGGCAAGTACATCTGTCAGCGCTGCCACCTGGTCATCGACGAGCAGCCCCTCATGTTCAAGAATGATGCCTACCACCCAGACCACTTCAGCTGCACCCACTGCGG GAAGGAGCTGACTGCAGAGGCCCGCGAGCTGAAGGGCGAGCTCTACTGCCTGCCCTGCCATGACAAGATGGGTGTCCCCATCTGTGGGGCCTGCCGCCGGCCCATCGAGGGCCGTGTGGTCAACGCGCTGGGCAAGCAGTGGCACGTGGAG CACTTTGTCTGCGCCAAGTGTGAGAAGCCATTCCTGGGGCACCGGCACTATGAGAAGAAGGGCCTGGCCTACTGTGAGACCCACTACAACCAG CTCTTTGGGGACGTCTGCTATACCTGCAGCCACGTGATCGAGGGCGATG TGGTGTCGGCCCTCAACAAGGCCTGGTGTGTGCACTGCTTCTCCTGTTCTACCTGCAACAGCCGGCTCACCCTGAA GAACAAGTTTGTGGAGTTCGACATGAAGCCCGTGTGTAAGAGGTGCTATGAGAAGTTCCCGCTGGAGCTGAAGAAGCGGCTGAAGAAGCTGTCGGAGCTGGCAGCCCGCAGGGCGCAGCCCAAGTCCGCAGGCCTCCAACCCGCCTGA
- the LIMS2 gene encoding LIM and senescent cell antigen-like-containing domain protein 2 isoform X2 has translation MTGSNMSNALANAVCQRCQARFPPAERIVNSNGELYHEHCFVCAQCFRPFPDGLFYELEGRKYCEHDFQMLFAPCCRTCGEFIIGRVIKAMNNNWHPGCFRCELCDVELADLGFVKNAGRHLCRPCHNREKAKGLGKYICQRCHLVIDEQPLMFKNDAYHPDHFSCTHCGKELTAEARELKGELYCLPCHDKMGVPICGACRRPIEGRVVNALGKQWHVEHFVCAKCEKPFLGHRHYEKKGLAYCETHYNQLFGDVCYTCSHVIEGDGKAPVPVPPSRPRPRSPTLSGLWVLQLRAQLALRVHSWASGWPGGAAKPPSDPHSGVGPQQGLVCALLLLFYLQQPAHPEVSRAGSQGSGAEEGRDLQGVPLLPPGAHQGLTLESACHGLFPSSDPP, from the exons TAACATGTCCAATGCCTTGGCCAATGCCGTGTGCCAGCGCTGCCAGGCCCGCTTCCCCCCCGCCGAGCGGATTGTCAACAGCAACGGCGAGCTGTACCACGAGCACTGCTTCGTGTGCGCTCAGTGCTTCCGGCCCTTCCCCGACGGGCTCTTCTACGAG CTCGAAGGGCGGAAGTACTGCGAACACGACTTCCAGATGCTGTTCGCTCCGTGCTGCAGGACCTGTG GCGAGTTCATCATCGGCCGCGTCATCAAGGCCATGAACAACAACTGGCACCCCGGGTGCTTCCGCTGCGAGCTGTGCGACGTGGAGCTGGCCGACCTGGGCTTTGTGAAGAACGCCGGCAG GCACCTGTGCCGACCCTGCCACAACCGTGAGAAGGCCAAGGGCCTGGGCAAGTACATCTGTCAGCGCTGCCACCTGGTCATCGACGAGCAGCCCCTCATGTTCAAGAATGATGCCTACCACCCAGACCACTTCAGCTGCACCCACTGCGG GAAGGAGCTGACTGCAGAGGCCCGCGAGCTGAAGGGCGAGCTCTACTGCCTGCCCTGCCATGACAAGATGGGTGTCCCCATCTGTGGGGCCTGCCGCCGGCCCATCGAGGGCCGTGTGGTCAACGCGCTGGGCAAGCAGTGGCACGTGGAG CACTTTGTCTGCGCCAAGTGTGAGAAGCCATTCCTGGGGCACCGGCACTATGAGAAGAAGGGCCTGGCCTACTGTGAGACCCACTACAACCAG CTCTTTGGGGACGTCTGCTATACCTGCAGCCACGTGATCGAGGGCGATGGTAAGGCCCCTGTCCCTGTGCCCCCTTCCCGCCCCAGGCCCCGTTCCCCCACGCTCTCTGGGCTGTGGGTCCTGCAGCTGCGTGCCCAGCTGGCCCTCCGTGTGCACAGCTGGGCCTCTGGCTGGCCTGGGGGGGCCGCTAAGCCCCCATCTGACCCTCACAGTGGTGTCGGCCCTCAACAAGGCCTGGTGTGTGCACTGCTTCTCCTGTTCTACCTGCAACAGCCGGCTCACCCTGAAGTAAGTCGTGCTGGCTCCCAGGGGTCGGGGGCCGAGGAGGGCAGAGACCTGCAGGgtgtccccctccttccccctggaGCCCATCAGGGGCTCACGTTGGAGTCGGCTTGCCATGGGCTCTTCCCTTCGTCGGACCCTCCCTGA
- the LIMS2 gene encoding LIM and senescent cell antigen-like-containing domain protein 2 isoform X1: MAARLGALAASGLYRRRQHRQSSPPAAPGNMSNALANAVCQRCQARFPPAERIVNSNGELYHEHCFVCAQCFRPFPDGLFYELEGRKYCEHDFQMLFAPCCRTCGEFIIGRVIKAMNNNWHPGCFRCELCDVELADLGFVKNAGRHLCRPCHNREKAKGLGKYICQRCHLVIDEQPLMFKNDAYHPDHFSCTHCGKELTAEARELKGELYCLPCHDKMGVPICGACRRPIEGRVVNALGKQWHVEHFVCAKCEKPFLGHRHYEKKGLAYCETHYNQLFGDVCYTCSHVIEGDGKAPVPVPPSRPRPRSPTLSGLWVLQLRAQLALRVHSWASGWPGGAAKPPSDPHSGVGPQQGLVCALLLLFYLQQPAHPEVSRAGSQGSGAEEGRDLQGVPLLPPGAHQGLTLESACHGLFPSSDPP, from the exons ATGGCCGCCCGGCTGGGCGCGCTCGCCGCGTCGGGGCTGTACCGGCGGCGCCAGCACCGGCAGAGCTCGCCGCCCGCCGCGCCCGG TAACATGTCCAATGCCTTGGCCAATGCCGTGTGCCAGCGCTGCCAGGCCCGCTTCCCCCCCGCCGAGCGGATTGTCAACAGCAACGGCGAGCTGTACCACGAGCACTGCTTCGTGTGCGCTCAGTGCTTCCGGCCCTTCCCCGACGGGCTCTTCTACGAG CTCGAAGGGCGGAAGTACTGCGAACACGACTTCCAGATGCTGTTCGCTCCGTGCTGCAGGACCTGTG GCGAGTTCATCATCGGCCGCGTCATCAAGGCCATGAACAACAACTGGCACCCCGGGTGCTTCCGCTGCGAGCTGTGCGACGTGGAGCTGGCCGACCTGGGCTTTGTGAAGAACGCCGGCAG GCACCTGTGCCGACCCTGCCACAACCGTGAGAAGGCCAAGGGCCTGGGCAAGTACATCTGTCAGCGCTGCCACCTGGTCATCGACGAGCAGCCCCTCATGTTCAAGAATGATGCCTACCACCCAGACCACTTCAGCTGCACCCACTGCGG GAAGGAGCTGACTGCAGAGGCCCGCGAGCTGAAGGGCGAGCTCTACTGCCTGCCCTGCCATGACAAGATGGGTGTCCCCATCTGTGGGGCCTGCCGCCGGCCCATCGAGGGCCGTGTGGTCAACGCGCTGGGCAAGCAGTGGCACGTGGAG CACTTTGTCTGCGCCAAGTGTGAGAAGCCATTCCTGGGGCACCGGCACTATGAGAAGAAGGGCCTGGCCTACTGTGAGACCCACTACAACCAG CTCTTTGGGGACGTCTGCTATACCTGCAGCCACGTGATCGAGGGCGATGGTAAGGCCCCTGTCCCTGTGCCCCCTTCCCGCCCCAGGCCCCGTTCCCCCACGCTCTCTGGGCTGTGGGTCCTGCAGCTGCGTGCCCAGCTGGCCCTCCGTGTGCACAGCTGGGCCTCTGGCTGGCCTGGGGGGGCCGCTAAGCCCCCATCTGACCCTCACAGTGGTGTCGGCCCTCAACAAGGCCTGGTGTGTGCACTGCTTCTCCTGTTCTACCTGCAACAGCCGGCTCACCCTGAAGTAAGTCGTGCTGGCTCCCAGGGGTCGGGGGCCGAGGAGGGCAGAGACCTGCAGGgtgtccccctccttccccctggaGCCCATCAGGGGCTCACGTTGGAGTCGGCTTGCCATGGGCTCTTCCCTTCGTCGGACCCTCCCTGA
- the GPR17 gene encoding uracil nucleotide/cysteinyl leukotriene receptor, with product MHHAPQTAHRGKGQKTWGFTPRPRTPQSLRQTGHHALPVVLTPSPRPERWPSGSPGSNQGLHMPCRDVAAQWGAGPSSSLAPSPWFWFCFLLKFREPVMPAHPQMDPGGVLSGPRGNAERGTGSGSAGTAGFRGLTSAEGDAPPVAGSPGPVCLFPPGSAPGSTSSQSMNGLEVASPGLMANSSLAPTEQCGQETPLENVLFASFYLLDFILAFVGNSLALWLFVRDHKSGTPANVFLMHLAVADLSCVLVLPTRLVYHFSGSHWPFGEIPCRLTGFLFYLNMYASIYFLTCISADRFLAIVHPVKSLKLRRPLHAHLACAFLWVMVAVAMAPLLVSPQTVQTNRTVVCLQLYREKASQHAFVSLAVAFTFPFVTTVTCYLLIIRSLRQGPRVERRLKNKAVRTIAAVLAIFLICFVPYHVHRSVYVLRYRGHRTSCAAQRALALGNRITSCLSSLNGALDPIMYFFVAEKFRDALCSLLCGKRLPGPPPSADGKTNESSLSARSEL from the coding sequence ATGCACCACGCCCCTCAGACAGCACACAggggaaagggacagaaaacGTGGGGCTTCACCCCCCGCCCTCGCACCCCCCAGAGCCTCAGACAGACGGGTCACCACGCTCTCCCTGTGGTGCTGACTCCATCCCCCAGGCCTGAGAGGTGGCCTTCCGGATCACCAGGGTCCAACCAGGGCCTTCACATGCCCTGTAGGGACGTGGCTGCACAGTGGGGAGCCGGCCCCAGCAGCAGCTTAGCACCCAGTCcctggttttggttttgcttccTGCTGAAGTTCAGAGAGCCTGTGATGCCTGCCCACCCCCAGATGGACCCAGGAGGTGTCCTCAGTGGCCCCCGAGGCAATGCCGAGCGTGGAACAGGGTCGGGGTCGGCAGGTACCGCAGGCTTCCGAGGGCTCACGTCTGCAGAGGGTGACGCCCCGCCGGTCGCAGGCTCTCCGGGGCCTGTCTGCTTGTTCCCTCCAGGCTCAGCCCCGGGCTCTACCTCCAGCCAAAGCATGAATGGCCTCGAGGTGGCTTCCCCAGGCCTGATGGCCAACTCCTCCCTGGCCCCCACGGAGCAATGTGGCCAAGAGACGCCACTGGAGAACGTCCTCTTTGCCTCCTTCTACCTCCTGGATTTCATCCTGGCTTTTGTTGGCAACTCCCTGGCCCTGTGGCTCTTCGTCCGGGACCACAAGTCCGGCACCCCTGCCAACGTGTTCCTGATGCACCTGGCTGTGGCCGACCTGTCCTGCGTGCTGGTCCTGCCCACCCGCCTTGTCTACCACTTCTCGGGGAGCCACTGGCCGTTTGGGGAGATCCCGTGCCGGCTCACGGGCTTCCTCTTCTACCTCAACATGTACGCCAGCATCTACTTTCTCACCTGCATCAGCGCTGACCGCTTCCTGGCCATCGTGCACCCCGTCAAGTCCCTCAAGCTCCGCAGGCCCCTCCACGCCCACCTGGCCTGCGCCTTcctctgggtgatggtggccgtGGCCATGGCCCCGCTGCTGGTGAGCCCACAGACGGTGCAGACCAACCGCACGGTGGTCTGCCTGCAGCTGTACAGGGAGAAGGCCTCCCAGCACGCCTTTGTGTCTCTGGCCGTGGCCTTCACCTTCCCGTTCGTCACCACGGTCACCTGCTACCTGCTCATCATCCGCAGCCTGCGGCAGGGCCCACGCGTGGAGCGGCGCCTCAAGAACAAGGCGGTGCGCACGATCGCCGCGGTGCTGGCCATCTTCCTCATCTGCTTCGTGCCCTACCACGTCCACCGCTCCGTCTACGTGCTGCGTTACCGCGGCCACCGCACCTCGTGCGCCGCCCAGCGTGCGCTGGCGCTCGGCAACCGCATCACGTCCTGCCTCAGCAGCCTCAACGGCGCCCTCGACCCCATCATGTACTTCTTCGTGGCCGAGAAGTTCCGGGACGCCCTGTGCAGCCTGCTGTGTGGCAAGAGGCTCCCAGGGCCGCCCCCCAGCGCCGATGGGAAGACCAACGAGAGCTCGCTGAGCGCCAGGTCGGAGCTGTGA